In the genome of Colletotrichum lupini chromosome 8, complete sequence, one region contains:
- a CDS encoding MFS transporter, producing MSGNFPLYVAVGGSNASVFLSHQSTMTEPRKSEEDKADVRQMERVLTGGSNGGAEKPVAKIGKVDEFGAHTKTDPKEIALVKKIDFYILPILWIMYFLNFLDRNAMINGKLNSLSEDLKLKGTEYNTCVSILFVGYLCGQIPSNMILNRVRPSWYMAGFMLTWSIISLLTYLAHDYKTMLVCRFFLGITEAPFYPGALYMLSMFYTRKEIATRMAVFYTGNMLASAFSGLIAAGIFAGLDGKHGLAGWQWLFTVQGAVSIGVAMAAFYFLPDAPLQTRWLSPEQRHMAHQRIFDDTTDRREGGTSVWKGLREACTDWRTWLFCLMDNLHLSANGFKNFLPSVVKTLHYNTTITLVLTCPPYILAGIMSIVVSHSSGRFNERTWHTTVSKLIACAGFAMAVATLNTTVRYVGIMIFVGATYGVNNIILGWTSATLGQTDEKKAVAIAMANTFGNLASVYTPYLWPESDEPRYLTAMLASIGFSLGVVVCAWIMRIALQRQNKKTLASNPDALNLYVY from the exons ATGTCTGGCAATTTTCCTCTGTACGTTGCGGTAGGG GGTTCAAATGCCAGCGTCTTTCTGAGTCATCAAAGCACAATGACTGAGCCAAGAAAGTCCGAAGAGGACAAGGCAGATGTCAGACAAATGGAGCGTGTCTTGACAGGCGGTTCTAATGGAGGCGCCGAGAAGCCTGTCGCCAAGATTGGCAAGGTTGACGAGTTTGGGGCGCATACCAAGACCGACCCCAAGGAGATTGCACTCGTGAAGAAGATTGACTTCTACATTCTG cctattctctggATCATGTACTTCCTCAATTTCCTCGACCGAAACGCAATGATCAATGGCAAGCTTAACTCGCTGTCCGAAGACCTGAAGCTGAAGGGAACTGAGTACAACACTTGCGTATCCATTCTATTTGTTGG ATACCTGTGTGGCCAGATCCCCTCGAACATGATCCTGAACCGAGTGCGACCCTCCTGGTACATGGCGG GCTTCATGTTGACTTGGTCGATAATAAGTCTGCTTACGTACCTTGCACACGACTACAAGACAATGCTAGTGTGCCGGTTCTTTCTCGGTATCACAGAGGCTCCG TTCTACCCTGGCGCACTCTATATGCTCAGCATGTTCTACACACGCAAGGAAATTGCGACTCGAATGGCTGTCTTTTACACTGGCAACATGCTAGCTAGCGCTTTTTCCGGGCTGATTGCGGCTGGCATATTCGCCGGACTCGATGGGAAGCACGGCCTTGCAGGCTGGCAATG GCTATTCACTGTCCAGGGTGCTGTGTCCATTGGTGTGGCGATGGCGGCATTCTACTTCCTCCCCGACGCTCCGCTTCAGACTCGCTGGCTCAGCCCTGAGCAACGACATATGGCACACCAGCGCATATTCGACGATACGACCGATCGTCGCGAGGGAGGCACCAGTGTCTGGAAAGGATTGCGAGAGGCTTGTACCGATTGGAGAACATGGCTCTTCTGTCTCATGGACAATTTGCACCTTTCCGCAAATGGTTTCAAGAACTTCTTGCCG AGCGTTGTCAAAACCCTTCACTACAACACCACAATCACATTAGTTCTAACGTGCCCGCCGTACATTCTAGCTGGCATCATGAGCATTGTTGTATCGCATTCATCAGGCCGTTTCAATGAACGCACATGGCACACAACAGTGAGCAAGCTCATTGCTTGTGCGGGCTTCGCCATGGCTGTGGCCACACTCAATACTACTGTTAGATATGTCGGTATCATGATTTTCGTTGGAGCAACGTATGGG GTGAATAATATCATTCTCGGATGGACCTCGGCAACTTTAGGCCAGACGGATGAGAAGAAGGCCGTTGCGATCGCCATGGCCAACACATTTGGGAACCTTGCTAGCGTCTACACTCCATACCTATGGCCAGAATCAGATGAGCCACGATACTTAACTGCAATGCTTGCTAGTATCGGCTTCTCTCTCGGTGTCGTTGTTTGCGCCTGGATCATGAGGATTGCGCTACAGAGGCAGAACAAGAAAACGTTGGCGTCTAACCCAGATGCCTTGAACTTGTATGTCTACTAA
- a CDS encoding zinc carboxypeptidase encodes MRPAAIISVVSTLAAGFNFQRRSPINYEGYQVLRVKTLNQLATVQAKLATIPHHKWNHDVDTHIDIVISPDQVNIVESLGLDYRIMHSDLGESIAAESQVRTAYKRDIDDLSWFDSYHSYKDHVQYFTDLHEAFPGNSELVYSGRSFENRTIHGIHLFGDEGPGKPAVLYHGTVHAREWIAAPVIEYITLQLINAHKNATNTSDSILNQYDFHIFPIVNPDGFTFSQEVDRLWRKTRTPPPLNSTCYGTDINRNWEYGWDANPFGASTNPCAQSYRGQKPSDTIENQGLDAYVRKLRDTSGIKLYIDWHSYGQYILSPFGSKETWYAPELGKWTKTASVLSEVIRDSSERRTTFTFGPSGATLYTTTGAAPDHVYAIGGADFSYTIELPDTGDFGFVLPPDRILGAAEEQWEGQQVLYTLLDEVFFNGIGAV; translated from the exons ATGAGACCTGCCGCCATTATTTCCGTAGTTTCTACGCTCGCAGCTGGCTTCAACTTTCAAAGGAGAAGTCCAATTAATTATGAGGGCTACCAGGTTCTCCGAGTGAAAACCCTCAACCAATTGGCAACCGTGCAAGCCAAACTTGCTACGATTCCTCATCACAAATGGAACCACGATGTGGATACTCATATTGACATCGTCATCTCGCCAGACCAAGTCAATATTGTTGAGTCACTTGGGCTAGATTACCGCATCATGCACAGTGACCTCGGCGAGTCAATCGCCGCCGAATCCCAAGTTCGCACCGCATATAAGCGCGACATCGACGATCTTTCGTGGTTCGACTCGTACCACTCGTATAAGGACCATGTCCAATACTTCACCGACCTCCACGAAGCCTTTCCGGGAAACTCTGAGCTGGTGTATTCGGGGCGGTCGTTCGAGAATCGGACAATTCACGGAATCCACCTCTTCGGCGATGAGGGTCCGGGAAAGCCCGCTGTACTCTACCA CGGTACTGTTCACGCAAGAGAGTGGATTGCAGCTCCT GTCATTGAGTATATTACTCTACAGCTGATCAACGCCCACAAGAACGCCACCAATACTTCGGATTCCATCTTGAATCAATACGACTTTCACATCTTCCCTATCGTCAATCCAGATG GCTTCACATTCTCCCAGGAGGTCGACCGTCTCTGGCGCAAGACACGCACGCCCCCACCTCTGAATTCAACTTGCTACGGAACCGACATCAATAGAAATTGGGAGTACGGATGGGATGCAAATCCGTTTGGCGCTTCTACCAACCCGTGTGCCCAATCCTACCGCGGCCAGAAGCCTTCCGACACCATCGAAAACCAAGGCCTAGATGCTTACGTTCGCAAGCTGCGCGATACCAGCGGTATCAAACTGTACATTGACTGGCACAGTTACGGCCAGTATATTCTTTCACCCTTCGGTTCCAAGGAGACGTGGTATGCTCCCGAGCTCGGCAAGTGGACCAAGACTGCTTCGGTGCTCAGCGAGGTCATCCGTGACAGCTCCGAGAGACGTACTACTTTCACATTTGGGCCCAGCGGTGCTACCCTCTATACCACCACAGGGGCAGCACCTGACCATGTTTATGCAATTGGCGGCGCGGACTTTTCCTACACCATTGAGCTTCCTGATACAGGCGATTTCGGCTTTGTCTTACCTCCCGATCGCATTCTTGGCGCCGCGGAGGAGCAGTGGGAAGGACAGCAGGTACTGTATACTTTATTGGACGAGGTGTTTTTTAATGGAATAGGAGCTGTCTAA
- a CDS encoding ATPase, translated as MEPSQPPPGYDSFRSWLAVVGASLSLFCTAGFLNAFGIFQEYYQTFLGESESNISWIGSISISIVYLCAPISGVLTDRLGPTILLCIGSIGQLFALFMTSLCKQYYQVFLAQGILLGVSMSLIFCPPVAVVSRRMPHRRGLALGLTIGGSSIGGIIWPILLEQLLNKRQLGFGWTMRVVAFTMAPLLAFACITVVDAPAPQASLSPIHAALDGDEKGTTSSNDEIQSKSKANYSILKNKTFILLCGGLALGYFGLFTPVFFVTGFGVQHGLSTSTAFYLLSGLNGASFLGRVIPGFLADRYGHFNLCMLATLAAGIVGFCWTAATSLPGLAVWSLAYGFSSGAIMSLQGACVGKIAHHRHQGLAVGFMMGSIAVTALVGPPISGQILAHAGYLALSMWTGATLVIYMVFSLLQYGPGFTLGSLLPSGRSCSWYTGCPVGVLMFRKVLADDGISSNMARVWLVNVASLERRQSLVHIFASLSCFARASLFEQISRTLLFRIGLANRRHPDLPSLFHIAGASHALLDPWSQGAGVVRDVLTRWSELDITQIGSLVAIAGTLPTAWRLMQCAWQEAYSCIRRFFLASVTIPGGDPVNRSVVKWVLANRPRHYRAFTGRTEVGRANPDRAAALKKSRHTVQYCPHWNTRWLWFKGNFFVVTRAVGDFNSSLSDPSYDGIGGEDLTISCFGWSAHPVQNLIEACREYADRQTQYFVIIYSRDRYGMSWKPKARKPLRHLDTVHFDLSLKQELLADIRNYLDPKTQMRYQSRSMPYRRGYLFYGPPGTGKSSLSVAIAGEFGLDLYEVKIPSVATDADLEQMFQEIPPRCVVLLEDIDAVWVERSSSHEKTSNGNGRAHSPESSNVPNCTLSGLLNVLDGVGSQEGRIVIMTTNRPEQLDSALIRPGRVDMKVLLGNISPKSAAEMFVRMFSPELGCTTHLKMEEIEKLSVQFSSVIPEDTLTPSQLQGFFQVHLESPYHAVESIASWVQKELARAHFKEFEFITSNGKA; from the exons ATGGAGCCATCTCAACCTCCTCCCGGTTACGATAG TTTTAGATCGTGGCTCGCTGTCGTAGGTGCTTCGCTTTCGCTTTTTTGCACAGCTGGCTTCCTTAATGCATTCGGCATTTTCCAAGAGTATTACCAGACGTTTCTCGGAGAATCTGAGTCCAATATTTCCTGGATTGGATCCATATCTATTTCTATCGTCTACCTATGTGCACCAATATCAGGCGTTTTAACCGACAGATTGGGACCTACG ATTCTCCTGTGTATTGGCAGTATCGGTCAACTGTTTGCTCTTTTCATGACCTCTCTCTGTAAACAGTACTACCAAGTTTTCCTAGCCCAGGGGATTTTGCTTGGGGTGAGTATGTCGCTCATTTTCTGCCCCCCTGTGGCTGTGGTGTCACGCCGCATGCCTCATCGCCGTGGCCTTGCTCTAGGTCTCACAATTGGCGGGTCCTCAATCGGTGGCATCATCTGGCCGATCCTGCTAGAGCAACTTCTGAACAAACGCCAGCTTGGTTTCGGATGGACTATGCGAGTTGTTGCTTTCACTATGGCTCCTCTTTTAGCATTCGCCTGCATCACTGTGGTTGATGCCCCCGCACCCCAAGCATCTTTGAGTCCAATCCATGCGGCATTAGATGGGGACGAGAAGGGAACGACCTCATCGAATGACGAGATACAGTCCAAATCGAAGGCCAACTACTCTATCCTGAAGAACAAGACCTTTATCCTTCTCTGTGGAGGGTTAGCACTCGGCTACTTTGGACTGTTTACTCCCGTCTTCTTTGTTACGGGCTTCGGCGTTCAACATGGCTTGTCCACATCGACGGCATTTTACTTGTTATCTGGGCTGAACGGTGCTTCATTCCTGGGACGAGTTATTCCTGGGTTTCTCGCAGACCGGTATGGGCATTTCAATCTTTGCATGCTGGCAACTCTTGCGGCTGGTATCGTTGGCTTTTGCTGGACGGCGGCAACGTCTCTTCCTGGGTTGGCAGTGTGGAGTTTGGCGTACGGATTCTCCTCTGGA GCCATCATGAGCTTGCAGGGTGCATGCGTCGGAAAAATTGCCCATCATCGTCATCAGGGGTTGGCTGTCGGCTTCATGATGGGCTCCATCGCTGTAAC CGCTCTTGTCGGGCCTCCCATCAGCGGCCAGATTCTTGCGCATGCCGGATATCTTGCGTTGTCGATGTGGACCGGCGCAACTCTCGTG ATCTATATGGTATTCAGTCTTTTGCAGTATGGTCCTGGCTTCACTT TGGGGTCCCTGCTCCCTTCGGGCCGAAGCTGTTCCTGGTACACCGGGTGCCCGGTCGGGGTTTTGATGTTCCGCAAGGTGCTCGCCGATGATGGGATCTCTAGTAATATGGCTCGTGTGTGGCTGGTAAATGTGGCTTCTCTGGAGCGCAG ACAATCGCTTGTTCACATTTTTGCTTCACTTTCTT GCTTTGCGCGAGCCTCACTCTTTGAACAGATTTCTCGGACCTTGCTGTTCCGAATAGGATTGGCCAACCGAAGGCACCCTGATCTCCCTTCACTT TTCCACATCGCCGGCGCGAGCCACGCTCTCCTCGACCCGTGGTCTCAAGGAGCGGGCGTGGTGAGGGACGTTCTCACTCGGTGGTCCGAGCTCGATATAACACAAATTGGCTCTCTTGTTGCCATAGCCGGCACCCTTCCTACGGCTTGGAGACTCATGCAATGTGCCTGGCAGGAAGCGTATAGTTGTATTCGGCGCTTTTTCCTCGCTTCCGTCACAATACCGGGCGGCGACCCGGTTAATCGGAGCGTCGTGAAATGGGTCCTCGCCAACCGGCCCCGGCATTATCGCGCCTTTACCGGTCGTACCGAAGTTGGACGCGCCAACCCAGACCGTGCTGCCGCTCTGAAGAAGTCGCGCCATACCGTTCAGTATTGTCCACACTGGAACACACGGTGGCTCTGGTTCAAAGGCAACTTTTTTGTCGTCACCCGTGCCGTTGGAGATTTCAATTCTTCACTATCGGATCCCAGCTACGATGGAATCGGAGGCGAGGACCTGACAATCAGCTGCTTCGGATGGTCGGCGCATCCTGTCCAGAATCTCATCGAAGCCTGCCGCGAGTACGCCGACAGGCAGACGCAGTACTTCGTCATCATCTACTCCCGCGACCGTTACGGCATGTCTTGGAAACCTAAAGCCCGCAAGCCCCTCCGCCATCTGGACACCGTGCACTTTGACCTCAGCTTGAAGCAGGAGTTGCTTGCTGATATCCGGAATTACCTGGATCCGAAGACTCAGATGCGCTACCAAAGCCGGAGTATGCCGTACCGGAGAGGCTACCTCTTCTACGGCCCGCCTGGAACTGGCAAGTCCTCGCTTTCTGTGGCGATTGCCGGCGAGTTTGGATTAGATCTCTACGAGGTCAAGATCCCCAGTGTGGCAACGGATGCCGATTTAGAGCAGATGTTTCAGGAGATTCCGCCGCGATGTGTGGTTCTTCTCGAAGACATCGATGCCGTTTGGGTGGAGCGTTCAAGCAGCCATGAGAAGACCAGCAACGGGAATGGACGAGCACATTCACCGGAGAGCAGCAATGTGCCCAACTGCACTCTTTCCGGACTGCTGAATGTTTTGGATGGCGTTGGATCGCAGGAGGGCCGTATCGTCATCATGACTACGAATCGACCCGAGCAACTCGACAGTGCCTTGATTCGGCCCGGCCGAGTCGACATGAAGGTCCTTCTGGGCAACATTAGCCCAAAGTCAGCGGCGGAAATGTTTGTGCGGATGTTCTCTCCCGAACTAGGGTGCACAACACACCTGAAAATGGAAGAAATTGAGAAGCTTTCTGTCCAGTTTTCCAGCGTGATACCGGAAGACACCTTGACCCCATCTCAATTGCAGGGGTTTTTCCAGGTACATCTAGAGAGTCCGTATCATGCGGTAGAAAGCATCGCAAGTTGGGTTCAAAAAGAACTTGCAAGAGCCCACTTCAAAGAGTTCGAGTTTATAACTTCCAATGGGAAGGCTTAG
- a CDS encoding 3-octaprenyl-4-hydroxybenzoate carboxy-lyase UbiX: protein MKDITPRKKIIVALTGATGAQIGIHVLQTLRRLNVETHLIISKWAAETIKWETDYTPAAVKALADHAYSSHDLAAPIASGSYRVDGMIVVPCSVKTLAAINAGICDDLVTRAADVCLKERKRLVLSVRETPFSEIHLRNMMEVTRAGAIIAPPVVGFYTRPSSIDDVLDQMVGRLLDLFDLDARNFERWDGMQKSTTNSK, encoded by the coding sequence ATGAAAGACATCACACCTCGCAAAAAGATCATTGTTGCCTTGACGGGCGCGACAGGAGCCCAGATTGGTATTCACGTTCTTCAGACCCTCCGGAGGCTCAATGTCGAAACGCACCTCATTATCAGCAAGTGGGCCGCCGAGACGATAAAGTGGGAAACCGATTACACACCCGCGGCGGTGAAAGCACTTGCAGACCACGCCTATAGCTCGCACGATCTAGCCGCACCTATCGCAAGTGGCTCATATCGCGTGGATGGCATGATTGTTGTACCGTGTTCCGTCAAGACCCTCGCTGCGATCAATGCGGGTATCTGTGATGACTTGGTAACGAGAGCAGCAGATGTTTGTCTGAAAGAGCGCAAGAGGCTGGTCTTGTCTGTCAGGGAGACGCCGTTTAGTGAGATCCATTTGAGGAATATGATGGAGGTCACGAGGGCGGGGGCGATTATCGCGCCGCCTGTCGTCGGATTCTATACGCGGCCGTCGTCAATTGATGATGTTCTTGATCAGATGGTCGGAAGGTTGTTGGATCTTTTCGACTTGGATGCGAGAAACTTTGAAAGGTGGGATGGGATGCAGAAGAGTACCACAAATAGCAAGTAA
- a CDS encoding fungal specific transcription factor, producing MDSSVRRSPNTPNDDRSALRDLLKSRQRDRKGVRGNPKSCIPCRERKVKCDKELPCSTCDKRGHPDLCNYESSTRQSLGIPQSPARSARRTSVVIPTSNRSQELEKTDAISFDIVEERVGDLVPGTEAQNRPTPHISTTSNNASTAREDGDRLFLADSSVIGMIRRRSIRSRDDPARQSAFETGILPLLGVNEEVNTSVSSYQSLPSDQEIVRLFELFRRRVHPFHVITFNLDTIEQRICQLINARRGSDLGSESFEDPRWLSLLHAIMAAGAQFSDMNLQDRLAVSQRHTKQSFDLLRSTDYLANPSKEAVQTLLLLGNVLQNDMKPQAAWVLGGTTIRLAQCLGLHKKTARPPKSPLTDEDAKCLRLAIVWQDALLALAFGRPPASYELDFESDLPQLSESSENSGLSYLQAMSWLCHVTLRHLSSHLQSSLGPVSVLDGIKSIEASLSPHLIDPTRSTAIPQIQEHYAFELHRHFVMATLCRPFVSRSGSTGLSESDRSNVLEHFRESLKRSVRAYVRLRSIAGHARRSWAFTHNGLTSVLLLSLMRETRYLAETRTLQDELIASLSEEGNSALLTDPDTNAQLSGTLHKALKALRTLRALTERDVSSRGSNQEQSDQDIPTPGHMPTVGERPAIGQDNAFRVTEQADFWDMGDAQWEFPIDFDMSPLGAFDYIMSDQNYDNNSFLPNLV from the exons ATGGACTCATCCGTCCGTCGATCTCCCAACACCCCGAACGATGACCGCTCAGCCCTCCGCGACCTTCTCAAATCTCGTCAACGGGACCGCAAAGGCGTCCGTGGTAACCCTAAGTCATGTATACCGTGCCGCGAAAGAAAGGTCAAATGCGACAAGGAGTTGCCGTGTTCGACCTGCGACAAACGGGGACACCCGGATCTATGCAACTATGAAAGTTCTACAAGACAGTCGCTCGGTATCCCGCAGTCGCCAGCACGATCGGCAAGAAGAACTTCTGTAGTCATTCCAACTTCAAACAGATCTCAAGAACTCGAGAAAACAGACGCGATCAGCTTTGATATCGTCGAGGAACGTGTAGGAGACCTCGTCCCTGGCACAGAAGCCCAAAACAGGCCCACTCCACATATATCGACAACGTCGAATAATGCATCCACTGCGCGAGAAGATGGCGATCGACTATTCCTAGCCGATAGTTCGGTGATAGGCATGATCAGACGGCGCTCAATCCGGTCTAGAGATGATCCAGCTCGACAATCTGCTTTCGAAACAGGCATACTACCTCTTCTTGGCGTCAATGAAGAAGTGAACACGTCTGTATCATCTTATCAGTCTCTACCAAGCGACCAAGAGATAGTCAGATTGTTTGAACTCTTTCGCCGTCGAGTCCACCCCTTTCACGTCATAACCTTTAATTTAGATACCATCGAGCAACGAATTTGTCAACTAATCAATGCAAGGAGAGGATCAGACCTTGGCTCCGAGTCGTTTGAAGATCCTAGGTGGCTGTCTCTACTTCACGCTATCATGGCGGCTGGAGCTCAATTTTCCGATATGAATTTGCAAGACCGTCTTGCAGTGTCTCAACGGCATA CCAAGCAGTCATTTGATCTCCTACGGTCAACAGATTATCTCGCGAATCCATCCAAGGAGGCCGTCCAGACACTCCTTCTCTTAGGGAATGTGCTTCAAAATGATATGAAACCTCAGGCGGCTTGGGTTCTTGGGGGCACAACAATCCGCCTCGCGCAATGCCTCGGTCTTCACAAGAAGACAGCCCGCCCGCCAAAATCTCCGCTCACAGATGAAGACGCAAAGTGTTTGAG ATTAGCAATTGTTTGGCAAGATGCCCTCCTCGCGCTCGCTTTTGGTCGCCCACCAGCCTCCTATGAGTTGGATTTTGAAAGCGACTTGCCTCAGCTCTCAGAGTCTAGCGAGAATTCGGGTCTATCCTACCTCCAAGCTATGAGCTGGCTATGTCATGTCACATTGCGCCATCTCTCGTCTCATTTGCAGTCGTCACTCGGGCCAGTTTCGGTACTCGACGGCATCAAATCCATCGAAGCCTCTCTTTCGCCCCACTTAATCGATCCCACGAGAAGTACGGCAATACCACAGATTCAAGAACACTACGCTTTCGAACTTCACCGACATTTTGTCATGGCTACTCTTTGTCGCCCGTTCGTATCGAGGAGTGGATCAACAGGGCTCAGTGAAAGTGACAGGTCGAACGTCCTCGAGCACTTTCGAGAATCTCTCAAGCGCAGCGTCCGGGCTTATGTTCGGTTGAGGTCAATCGCGGGACATGCTAGGCGTTCTTGGGCCTTTACACATAATGGGCTAACGTCGGTTCTTCTCTTGAGCTTAATGCGAGAGACTAGGTATCTTGCCGAGACCAGAACCCTTCAGGACGAGCTCATTGCAAGTCTTTCAGAGGAAGGTAACTCCGCCTTGCTCACAGACCCCGATACCAACGCACAGCTTTCAGGCACTCTCCATAAGGCCTTGAAGGCTCTGCGGACTCTTCGAGCATTGACGGAGCGTGACGTCAGTTCGCGTGGCTCAAACCAGGAGCAAAGCGACCAAGACATTCCAACTCCTGGCCATATGCCCACCGTCGGCGAAAGGCCTGCAATAGGCCAAGATAATGCGTTTCGGGTCACGGAGCAAGCTGA CTTTTGGGACATGGGCGACGCTCAGTGGGAATTTCCCATCGATTTCGACATGTCCCCACTGGGCGCGTTTGACTACATCATGTCGGATCAAAATTATGACAACAATTCATTTCTGCCCAATCTAGTGTGA